In Labrus bergylta chromosome 1, fLabBer1.1, whole genome shotgun sequence, one genomic interval encodes:
- the rfc1 gene encoding replication factor C subunit 1 translates to MDIRRFFPPSAAKSAAKSAAKSSAKSAAHKPNANIQTEEEKKNLSSPDEDVKKKKETTKVKSSKQEEKRKDSEKKRKKHAVIESDSDSDPPVRKSSKSPKEKKSSTKTEPPPKKDPVQYVSESDSDSDNFQSLKKVSKAKQNGSSKQTKSDSSSPGSKPGLKSPVRSSSTRGKTAVKSAAVPVTPKSAPPPPPKRTPTSVLDFFGSGTVQRSDKKLVASTKRKAPIKDFEDLLTDEQIARELQMDEDMELEKQVHEDEEFARTLAMLDEEPQAKKARKASETATTPSPSKAKLKGSVCEDVVSPTPEKKPSPAKASSKLAMMKKKAEERGEASKGKTLISPSKIKISPKKEPIASCSSNMKFTPKAGTTPTSIKTSPKKPESTTTSPDDPEKKKGNAAAYRNFLNRDGPRALGSKEIPQGAENCLEGCVFVLTGVMESMERDDAKTLIERYGGKVTGNVSKRTTYMVQGRDSGVSKIEKAESLGTKILDEDGLLELIRTKPGKKSKYEIAAESESKVSKTRTPPGNTTKNTPKAQKISPSKGNSRSPHTPSPSKTGLAQGHVSRNKDVGTPSRRGSGHTARRELGLSTSSSSESPTGEGASLLWVDKYRPRSLKTVIGQQGDQSCANKLLRWLKNWYKHHGGGSAKPAAARFGKFGGGRDDGSGSKAALLSGPPGVGKTTTAALVCEELGFSYVEMNASCTRSKRNLKEVVAESLNNTSIEGFYKGTSQTVTSQHVLIMDEVDGMAGNEDRGGIQEMIGLIKNSKIPIICMCNDRNHQKIRSLANYCFDLRFQRPKVEQIKGAMMSLAFKEGIKIPPPALNEIILASNQDVRQVIHNLSMWSARDKVMTYDQCKSDAARARKDMKMGPFDVCRKVFAAGEETAHMSLIDKSDLFFHDYSLAPLFVQENYLHVRPKAAGGDLKSHLVLLSKTADSISDGDLVDRRIRSAQNWSLLPTQAVYASVLPGELMRGYMSQFPTFPSWLGKYSSTSKHSRIVQELSSHMGLKTLSSRQAVNLDYLHYLRQALLSPLQKKGADGASEAVQLLDDYQLIREDVDSIMEISVWGGQADPYSKLDPKVKAAFTRAYNKEVHLTPYSLQVVKKGRGGGGGGESEFGGDNGDNEVQESEDEGEGVKLDAMIKQKKAKATKVTKKETKNDDSGKGKGKGKGKAKK, encoded by the exons ATG GACATCAGGCGGTTCTTTCCACCGTCTGCGGCGAAGTCTGCAGCGAAGTCTGCGGCGAAGTCTTCGGCGAAGTCTGCGGCGCACAAACCAAATGcaaacatccaaacagaagaggagaagaagaacctGTCCTCTCCTGATGAAGacgtgaagaagaagaaggagacaaCCAAG GTCAAAAGCTCCAAACAAGAGGAGAAACGCAAAGACAgcgagaagaagagaaagaagcacGCCGTCATAGaatcag ACTCGGACTCAGACCCGCCAGTGAGGAAGTCGAGCAAATCCCCCAAGGAGAAAAAGTCGTCAACCAAGACAGAGCCCCCTCCCAAAAAGGATCCTGTGCAGTATGTCTCTGAATCAG ACTCGGACAGCGACAACTTTCAGTCGTTGAAGAAGGTCTCGAAAGCCAAGCAGAATGGCTCatctaaacaaacaaagtcaGACAGTTCCAGTCCAGGATCCAAACCGGGGCTGAAGTCTCCTGTCAGGTCTTCCTCCACTCGGGGGAAAACTGCTGTGAAGTCTGCTGCTGTGCCCGTCACCCCCAAGtcagccccgcctcctccaccCAAACGCACCCCCACCTCAGTCCTCGACTTCTTCGGCAGTGGGACTGTTCAGCGCTCGGATAAGAAGCTTGTGGCCAGTACCAAACGGAAGGCT CCCATTAAGGACTTTGAAGATCTGCTGACTGATGAGCAAATCGCCAGAGAGCTGCAGATGGACGAGGACATGGAG CTGGAAAAGCAGGTCCATGAGGACGAGGAGTTTGCCAGAACGCTGGCCATGTTGGACGAGGAGCCTCAAGCTAAgaag GCTCGCAAAGCCTCTGAAACAGCAACTACTCCCAGCCCGTCAAAGGCCAAACTAAagggaagtgtgtgtgaggatgtggTCAGTCCGACTCCAGAGAAGAAGCCCTCGCCTGCCAAAGCCAGCTCCAAACTGGCCATGATGAAGAAAAAGGctgaagagagaggggaagcTTCAAAGGGCAAAACACTAATTTCACCCTCGAAAATAAAAATCTCTCCCAAGAAGGAGCCCATCGCCTCGTGCAGCTCGAACATGAAGTTCACACCCAAAGCAGGAACCACGCCCACCTCGATTAAAACTTCTCCCAAGAAACCAGAG AGCACAACTACAAGTCCTGATGACCCTGAGAAGAAAAAGGGCAACGCCGCCGCTTACAGGAACTTCCTCAACAGAGATGGACCTCGAGCTCTGGGCTCAAAGGAAatcccacag ggtgcTGAGAACTGTTTGGagggctgtgtgtttgtgctgacgGGGGTCATGGAGTCCATGGAGAGGGACGATGCCAAAACCCTCATCGAACGCTACGGAGGGAAGGTGACGGGCAACGTCAGCAAGAGGACCACCTACATGGTGCAGGGCAGAGACAGCGGAGTGTCCAAGATCGAGAAG GCGGAGAGTTTGGGCACTAAGATCCTGGATGAGGATGGTCTGTTGGAGCTGATCAGAACCAAACCAGGAAAGAAGTCCAAGTATGAGATCGCTGCAGAGTCTGAG agTAAAGTCTCAAAGACCAGGACTCCCCCGGGCAACACCACAAAGAACACCCCCAAAGCCCAGAAGATCTCTCCCTCTAAGGGTAACTCCCGTTCCCCTCACACCCCGAGCCCGTCAAAGACCGGCCTGGCACAAGGACATGTTTCCAGGAACAAAGATGTTGGCACGCCATCGAGGAGAGGATCGGGTCACACCGCCAGGAGGGAGCTGGGCCTGTCCACCTCCTCGTCTTCAGAGTCTCCCACTGGGGAGGGGGCCAGTCTGCTGTGGGTGGACAAGTACCGGCCACGCTCTCTGAAGACTGTGATTGGCCAGCAAGGAGACCAGAGCTGTGCCAACAAGCTGCTCCGCTGGCTGAAGAACTGGTACAAACACCACGGCGGGGGCTCTGCCAAACCAGCAG CAGCGAGGTTTGGTAAgtttggaggagggagagacgATGGATCAGGATCCAAAGCGGCTCTGCTCTCTGGACCCCCAGGTGTGGGGAAGACCACCACAGCTGCCCTGGTCTGTGAG GAGCTGGGTTTCAGCTACGTCGAGATGAACGCCAGCTGTACTCGCAGCAAAAGAAACCTGAAGGAAGTCGTAGCGGAGTCACTGAACAACACCAGCATCGAGGGCTTCTACAAAG GTACGTCTCAGACTGTGACAAGTCAACACGTCCTGATCATGGATGAGGTCGATGGTATGGCTGGTAACGAGGACCGTGGAGGAAtccag GAGATGATCGGCCTGATCAAAAATTCAAAGATTCCCATCATCTGCATGTGCAACGATCGTAACCACCAAAAGATCCGCTCGCTGGCCAACTACTGCTTTGACCTGCGCTTCCAGAGGCCGAAGGTGGAGCAGATCAAG ggcgCTATGATGTCCCTCGCTTTCAAGGAGGGAATCAAGATCCCGCCCCCAGCTCTGAATGAAATCATCTTGGCCTCCAATCAGGATGTCCGACAG GTGATCCACAACCTGAGCATGTGGTCAGCCAGAGACAAGGTGATGACGTACGACCAGTGCAAGTCGGACGCAGCGAGAGCCCGCAAGGACATGAAGATGGGGCCGTTTGACGTCTGTCGGAAGGTGTTTGCCGCGGGGGAGGAGACTGCCCACATGAGCCTCATCGACAAGTCGGATCTCTTCTTTCACGACTACTCGCTCGCCCCGCTCTTCGTCCAAGAGAACTACCTGCACGTTCGGCCCAAAGCTGCCGG tGGCGATCTGAAGTCTCACCTGGTGTTGCTCAGTAAGACGGCTGACTCCATCTCAGACGGAGACCTGGTGGACAGACGGATCCGCTCTGCGCAGAACTGGTCCCTGTTGCCCACCCAG GCCGTCTATGCCAGCGTGCTACCAGGTGAGCTCATGAGAGGCTACATGAGTCAGTTCCCCACCTTCCCCAGCTGGCTCGGCAAGTACTCGTCCACCAGTAAACATTCCCGCATCGTCCAGGAGCTGTCCTCGCACATGGGTCTCAA GACGCTGAGCAGCAGACAGGCGGTGAATCTGGACTACCTGCACTACCTGCGGCAGGCGCTGCTGAGCCCACTTCAGAAGAAAGGAGCAGATGGCGCCAGTGAGGCCGTGCAGCTGCTGGACGACTACCAGCTCATCAGAGAGGACGTGGACAGCATCATGGAGATCAGCGTGTGGGGCGGACAAGCTGATCCCTACTCCAAACTGGACCCCAAG GTGAAAGCAGCATTCACACGAGCCTACAACAAAGAGGTCCACCTCACACCGTACTCCCTGCAAGTAGTGAAGAAAGGTCGTGGTGGTGGCGGCGGGGGAGAGTCAGAGTTTGGAGGAGACAACGGGGACAACGAGGTGCAGGAGTCTGAGGACGAGGGGGAGGGCGTCAAACTGGACGCCATGATCAAA CAGAAGAAGGCTAAAGCTACCAAGGTGACAAAGAAGGAGACGAAAAATGATGATTCTGGGAAGGGCAAAGGCAAGGGGAAAGGCAAGGCAAAGAAATAA